In a single window of the Petrotoga olearia DSM 13574 genome:
- a CDS encoding bifunctional 5,10-methylenetetrahydrofolate dehydrogenase/5,10-methenyltetrahydrofolate cyclohydrolase, which produces MLIEVKNIIDKIKTEISSLKEKLSYEPKLVSLVVEPDESTKSYLNSQKRNAKKYGINLEIIESSDLIDDLRKYNEDDSTDAIFVARPLKKGFTELDIAQYINPEKDVEGVSLYNIGSMFYEKELFVPCTADAVVKIIEDTTDVKGKNIVILGRSTTVGKPAALMLQRHGRDATVTVTHTKTKNLKEIAKSADILVAAIGKANFVDRTFVRNGMIVIDVGINVVDGMIVGDVDKGVSEICQLTPVPGGVGSVTTAILMRNVFRAAINKKGDL; this is translated from the coding sequence ATGTTAATCGAAGTAAAAAATATTATTGATAAAATAAAAACAGAAATATCGTCACTCAAAGAAAAACTTTCCTATGAACCTAAGCTAGTAAGTTTAGTTGTTGAACCTGATGAATCTACTAAATCCTATCTCAATTCGCAAAAAAGAAATGCAAAAAAATATGGAATCAATTTAGAAATCATAGAAAGCAGTGATTTGATTGACGATCTAAGAAAATATAACGAAGACGATAGTACAGATGCTATCTTTGTTGCAAGGCCTTTAAAGAAGGGATTCACTGAATTAGATATAGCACAATATATCAATCCTGAAAAAGATGTGGAAGGGGTAAGTTTATACAACATCGGTTCAATGTTCTACGAAAAAGAATTATTTGTACCTTGTACTGCTGACGCTGTAGTGAAAATAATAGAAGATACAACTGACGTTAAAGGGAAGAATATTGTTATACTCGGGAGAAGTACTACGGTAGGAAAACCTGCTGCTCTAATGCTCCAAAGACACGGAAGAGATGCAACAGTCACCGTCACACATACAAAAACTAAGAATTTAAAAGAGATAGCAAAAAGTGCAGATATTTTGGTTGCAGCAATAGGTAAGGCTAATTTCGTTGATAGAACTTTTGTAAGAAATGGAATGATTGTAATCGATGTAGGGATTAACGTAGTTGATGGTATGATAGTAGGTGATGTTGATAAGGGCGTCTCAGAAATTTGCCAATTAACACCTGTACCCGGTGGAGTTGGAAGTGTTACCACAGCTATTCTTATGAGAAATGTTTTTAGAGCAGCTATCAATAAAAAAGGAGATCTATAA